The stretch of DNA AGCGTTTATTAGCTAGGCCAGCTAACAAAACGACAGCGCGTCGCCTCAAATTACGTTTCTGGCGCTGGCCAGcacaaaaaaaatatgttttactcgtcaaaataacaaaaaatggCTGCTGCGGTGTTTTAATTGTGCGTTTAATTCATTTTCAACATCGGTGCCGCGGCCCGCCCAGACCGCTGAGCCTGTCAGAACAAAGTGTCATGGAATCCGTTAGCTTGCTGGCAAATATTAGCTGCTAGCTTGCGAGCTAACCGACTAGCCTTTTACGAAGCCAGGCCTGGCTCTTCAGTTACGATGGCTTCTCAATAGGAGCAGGCAGGCGCGGCAAAACTGCCACGCGAACACCAAAATACGAATGAATACCTGACAACGCCGCTCGTACACGCGCAGGGAATATTCACTTACAATATGAGGGACTTGTTctcctgctttttttctttctctagaCGACTGAACCTCCGTCCTCCGTATCGTTCAGGGCAGTACCACTTCCGCTACTCCGCTacttctgtttcctcttttctcGCCACACATCTGCCTTACGTAATGCACCCGCTCTCAGCCGCCACACGACTGCTAATTAACGCGAAATATACACAATTCCCACGACCACACGCGCTTAATACAGTCATTATTTAATGTCTTGTGGTTTAAAAAAGGCCACGCCATTAATTCAAATGGTCGCTTTGTTTGTATCGAATATTACACGAAAATGTTAATTTATATGATAATAAATCATGGTTTGCGTGAGGTCCATTTGTTTGAACCCGCAAAGTGATGAGCAGAGGCGTGCTTTTTGTTCTTCCAGTAAAAAATAACACGATTGAGACGTTTCTACGAATCTGATTACACTGGTTTTAGGCACATCACTTCTAATTTAGTATcttcagcagctgtctgcactgTTTGATCACGTTACACGAGTAGACCAACAATCACAGACAGAATACTGGGGCTCTCATACTGGTCAAATTGCATAAATATAGTTTATGAGTACAGTGTCTTGATAGCAAGGTCAAAAGTCAAGGTCACTTTCAGAATAGAGAAGATAATGGAATAGacaagctgaaagaagagaatAGAAAAACCTAACACTCCGTTTACAAAAAATCTGGAATCAATAAATTATCCTGCAGCACAAGCAGCACTCCACACaaagatatttatttaaaaataatcagGTTGAAACATTACTTTGAGACATTGCAACCTGAGATTTTGGGTTTTCTGAAAGGATTTCTGGATATCTTAACATATAACCACGCGTGACACTAACACAGCATGTATTGAGTTAAATTTTTGACTTCTCCCTCACTCAGCACAATTCTGCCAGCTTAATAGAACCTGGCCGGAAAATTTTCCTCCTCACAGTTTCAAGCCTTGCAGACAGCAACCTCTTCGCTCAGCCTTGACTAAGACACCATGATACAGTTAAGGACTTTTATATTTACATCTGTTATGATCCCGTGGATACTTTCCTCTACAGTCAACAACAAATACATGGACACGAGAAAATCTAAGGTAAGAAACTTTCATCAGTGAGTCACAAAAACGTCATTCTCAGGAacttttctatttttaatagtttttttttttacagagggaTGTTGAGATCTTTGACAATTACGATGTTCCCCAAGTATCAAACACTGACCAGAAAGTAGCTAAAAAACCCAAAGGTAAAGttagtttattttaattttgaaCAACCTTTTAACATTTTGAAGTCAATTATTCAACAGTTGCTGAGCTATTCTTCAACATACAAGCCTGTATTATGTAATAACGGGGCCTGATCCAGTATCCTCATCTAAACAGTGTCGAGCATTTAAGCTGCACAGTCACATTTGTCACAGATAAATACACAGCATCTGTTCGTATGtgaattaaaataatattattgttatttgcaGAAATGCCAAcatgtctgctgtgtgtttgtctgattgGATCTGTTTACTGTGAGGAAGTGTCACCTGAAATGTCTGCTGTCCCCACTCTGCCGAAGGAAACCACGTATCTCTATGCACGTTTCaacaaaatcacaaaaataAGCAACCATGACTTTGCAAACATGGGTGAATGCAGATCCTTTAAAGTGCTCATTGAAGTCTCACCGGTTAAATGCCTTTTGTTTAAGCTCTCTTCTTTTTTGTTGTCCAGCTACGTTAAGGAAAATTGACCTAACTGGAAATCTCATCACGGAGATACAAGATGGAGCTTTTTTGAAACTTCCCAATCTCGAGGAGCTCAATCTTGCAGAAAACAGACTGACTAAACTCCCTACGCTTCCCACTAAAC from Betta splendens chromosome 7, fBetSpl5.4, whole genome shotgun sequence encodes:
- the ognb gene encoding osteoglycin, paralog b, giving the protein MIQLRTFIFTSVMIPWILSSTVNNKYMDTRKSKRDVEIFDNYDVPQVSNTDQKVAKKPKEMPTCLLCVCLIGSVYCEEVSPEMSAVPTLPKETTYLYARFNKITKISNHDFANMATLRKIDLTGNLITEIQDGAFLKLPNLEELNLAENRLTKLPTLPTKLYLFDASNNRLKTQGVKATIFKKLTRLTYLYLGNNKLIAVPQLPESLQVVHLQYNKISTITDETFCDGNDSYYIRTNMDEVRLEGNPIKLSLHPNSFICLHALPIGWYD